A segment of the Candidatus Microthrix subdominans genome:
ACCCTATCGGGGCAAGGGCGCCACCCAATGGCCGCTCCGAACCGGGTCGGGACGGCTCGGTGATGCCGGTTGTGTCGATGGGGAGCACCCCGCCAGCGGTTTTGGGGGTGTACGGACGCGGATTGGCTTCCTAAGGTGCCTGCTACGCGCTTTTATCGATCAAGCGCTCGAAGAAAGGATGCCCACCATGGCCCGACTCGCTTCCAACCTTGGCTTTCCCCGGATGGGTGCCCAGCGCGAGCTGAAGCGAGCCTTGGAGCGGCACTGGCGGGGCGACGCCACTCAGGAGGAGCTGCTTGCGGGAGCTGCCGAGCTTCGGCGTCGGCACTGGGCGCTTCAGCGCGACGCCGGAATCGAGTTGATCCCGTCCAATGACTTTTCGTTGTACGACCACGTGCTCGATACCTCGGTCTGGCTTGGCGCCCTGCCGGAGCGCTACCGCACGGCCGAACGCGGCATCGATCTGGCCGGCTACTTCGCCGCTGCACGTGGTGGCCGGCTCGACGACACCCCGATCGCCGCGCTCGAGATGACCAAGTGGTTCGATACCAACTACCACTACATCGTGCCGGAGCTGGCGGTGGACCAGCATTTCGAGCTGACATCGCTCATCGGTGCCGGCGCCCCCAAACCGTTGGCGGAGTTCGCCGAGGCCGCGGCGGCGGGTGTCCGCACCAGGCCGGTGTTGCTCGGGCCGGTGTCGTTCCTGTTGCTGTCCAAGCTGTATGGAGCCGACGATGGGCGGGCCGATGGCCTGACGCTGCTCGGCCGGGTACTGCCCGTCTACCGGGAGCTGATCGCTGCGCTCGCCGATGCCGGCGCGGAATCGGTGCAACTCGACGAGCCGATGCTGGCGACCGACCTGGACGACGAGGCCCGGGACGCCTACGCCGGTGCCTATGACTCGCTCCGGTCGGCGGCTCCGTCGCTGCACCTCGTCCTCACCAGCTACTTCGGGCCGCTGCGGGACAACCTGACGCTCGCCGTATCGCTGCCCGTTGATCGCCTGCACCTCGATCTGGTCGAGGGACCGGACCAGCTCGACGAGGTACTCGGCGTGATCCCCGATTCGATGGCGCTCTCGCTTGGCCTGGTCGACGGACGCAACGTGTGGCGCTCCGATCTGGTCGAGAAGCTGACGCTGGCCCGGCGGGTCGTCGATGCACTCGGCGCCGATCGGGTGCTGATCGCCCCGTCGTGCTCCCTCCTCCATCTACCGGTGGACCTCGAGACCGAGGGCCCGGCCGGCGACCACCTGGGCATCGACGACGAGGTTCGCCAATGGCTGGCGTTCGCCGTCCAGCGTCTGGACGAGCTTGCGGTGATCTCCACCGCACTCGAGCTTGGCGACGACGCCATCGCCGAGCAGCTCAACGCCTCGTCGTCGGCGGCGGCCGCCCGTCGGGCGTCGGTCAGGGTGCACGACCCTGCGGTTGCGAGGCGCTTGGAGGCCGGCGGCCCCGAGCTGGAACAGCGGTTGTCGCCCTATGCCGCGCGCCGTGAGGCTCATCGGGCCCGCTACGCGCTTCCCGTTCTGCCGACGACCACCATCGGTTCGTTTCCCCAGACCTCTGAGATTCGTAAGGCCCGGGCGGCCAACCGTCGCGGGGAGCTGGGCGACGCCGAGTACCACGAGCTGCTCAAGGGTTGGGTCACCGACGTTGTCAGGCGCCAGGAAGAGATCGGGCTTGATGTGCTCGTCCATGGCGAGTTCGAGCGCAACGACATGGTGGAGTACTTCGGCGAGCACCTCGATGGGGTGGTCGTGAGCACGAACGGCTGGGTGCAGAGCTACGGGTCGAGGTGCGTCAAGCCACCGATCATTTTCGGCGATATCGCCCGTCCTGCACCGATGACCGTCGAGTGGGCCACCTATGCGCAATCGCTCACCGATCGTCCGGTCAAGGGGATGCTCA
Coding sequences within it:
- the metE gene encoding 5-methyltetrahydropteroyltriglutamate--homocysteine S-methyltransferase gives rise to the protein MARLASNLGFPRMGAQRELKRALERHWRGDATQEELLAGAAELRRRHWALQRDAGIELIPSNDFSLYDHVLDTSVWLGALPERYRTAERGIDLAGYFAAARGGRLDDTPIAALEMTKWFDTNYHYIVPELAVDQHFELTSLIGAGAPKPLAEFAEAAAAGVRTRPVLLGPVSFLLLSKLYGADDGRADGLTLLGRVLPVYRELIAALADAGAESVQLDEPMLATDLDDEARDAYAGAYDSLRSAAPSLHLVLTSYFGPLRDNLTLAVSLPVDRLHLDLVEGPDQLDEVLGVIPDSMALSLGLVDGRNVWRSDLVEKLTLARRVVDALGADRVLIAPSCSLLHLPVDLETEGPAGDHLGIDDEVRQWLAFAVQRLDELAVISTALELGDDAIAEQLNASSSAAAARRASVRVHDPAVARRLEAGGPELEQRLSPYAARREAHRARYALPVLPTTTIGSFPQTSEIRKARAANRRGELGDAEYHELLKGWVTDVVRRQEEIGLDVLVHGEFERNDMVEYFGEHLDGVVVSTNGWVQSYGSRCVKPPIIFGDIARPAPMTVEWATYAQSLTDRPVKGMLTGPVTILKWSFVRDDQPRSVTCRQIALAIRDEVGDLEKAGIGVIQIDEPALREGLPLNEADRKEYLDWAVAAFRLASSGVADDVSIHTHMCYGEFSDVIEAIAAFDADTISIETARSNMELLDEFASYEYPNEIGPGVWDIHSPRIPDTEEMVQLLESAMRVLPADRVWVNPDCGLKTRGWVETEASLRHLVEAARQVRASL